Proteins from a genomic interval of Colias croceus chromosome 2, ilColCroc2.1:
- the LOC123700221 gene encoding glycerophosphodiester phosphodiesterase GDPD6-like → MNILSIVYALGFVCSVYALPNKEQKKYRRGPDDCEPVVVAHRGASGYVPEHTLGAYALSVTMGADYVEPDLVMTKDGHLIARHENQLDVTTDVAQRPEFADRYRTISILQREISGWFSEDFTLAEIKTLRAIESLPRIRPGNTRMDGAFEIPTFQEIIDLVRGLEVSENRTIGIYPEIKLGSYFKLIGLPMEQAVVDAFHKNGYMGPSAPAYIQSFEINNLKELKAMTELRLLQLIGRRQNQPLDQMIIGSNLTYGDMVTAEGLKEISKYAHAVGPDKSHIIPRDSRNRLGRPTTFVADAHAVGLKVHPYTFRAENAYLPIEFRSEDPSDSAFGNFNGELKAFLATGIDGLFIDQPDFLVRLRNPCV, encoded by the coding sequence atgaatattttgtcAATTGTCTATGCTTTAGGATTCGTTTGTTCGGTTTATGCGTTGCCTAACAAAGAACAAAAGAAATACAGACGCGGACCCGATGACTGTGAGCCAGTGGTCGTTGCTCATCGTGGGGCAAGTGGATATGTGCCGGAACATACTTTAGGGGCATACGCCTTATCAGTAACTATGGGTGCAGATTATGTTGAACCTGATCTAGTTATGACCAAAGATGGGCACCTTATTGCTCGTCACGAAAACCAATTGGATGTTACCACCGATGTCGCACAGCGTCCTGAATTTGCGGACCGGTACCGAACAATTTCAATTCTTCAAAGAGAAATATCTGGATGGTTTTCAGAAGACTTCACTCTCgctgaaataaaaactttaagaGCAATTGAAAGTTTGCCACGTATTCGACCAGGAAATACACGTATGGATGGAGCTTTTGAAATACCTACTTTCCAAGAAATCATTGATTTGGTAAGGGGACTGGAAGTAAGTGAGAATCGCACAATTGGAATATATCCAGAAATTAAATTAGGCAGTTATTTCAAACTCATAGGCTTACCAATGGAACAAGCGGTCGTAGATGCGTTTCACAAGAATGGTTACATGGGACCAAGTGCACCAGCCTATATACAAtcctttgaaataaataatttaaaagaattaaaagcAATGACAGAACTTAGgttattgcaattaattgGTCGCAGACAAAATCAGCCGCTTGACCAGATGATAATAGGATCGAATTTAACGTACGGCGATATGGTGACAGCAGAGGGGCTAAAAGAGATATCGAAATATGCACACGCCGTTGGTCCTGATAAAAGTCATATTATTCCTCGTGACTCTAGAAATAGGCTTGGCAGACCAACAACATTTGTAGCAGACGCCCATGCGGTTGGGCTAAAAGTACATCCGTATACGTTTCGAGCAGAAAATGCGTATTTGCCAATAGAATTCAGGAGTGAAGATCCTTCTGATAGTGCGTTTGGTAATTTCAATGGAGAACTAAAAGCATTCTTAGCAACAGGAATCGACggtttatttatagaccaaCCTGATTTTCTGGTGCGCTTGAGAAACCCATGTgtgtaa
- the LOC123700226 gene encoding beta-1,3-galactosyltransferase 6 has product MLRVYLKKYKVMILSSILFFYLGCGITLNFIRIDCASAAMQKADTIKITQKFDNIEYPILIISSPENEAKRDAIRATWANFAHNIFEENGVRLYKWNHSWIGSQHQHNFIKLFFSIGVRNLNLVKLEKLKLENSRTNDLLLLDSFEDGYKNLAVKVIYSLHWLYNHLSEMKYLIKGDDDSFLRIDLIIKDLEAFAPNMNEPEIQKYVTKKKELLKYKGLYWGYFDGRARVYLTGKWEERDWFLCDTYLPYALGGGYVISKSIVKYVADNAEILSHYNSEDVSMGVWTAALDGINRVHDIRFDTQWKSRGCENNMLVRHKQTPTDMFQMYRTLVHSHGEKLCKTENALRKYYFYDWNVLPTMCCK; this is encoded by the exons ATGCTTAGAgtctacttaaaaaaatataaagtcaTGATACTatctagtattttatttttttatctaggTTGTGGtattactttaaattttatacgaatAGATTGTGCATCAGCTGCTATGCAAAAAGcagatacaataaaaattactcaGAAATTTGATAACATCGAGTATCCCATTCTAATAATCAGCAGTCCAGAAAATGAAGCTAAAAGGGATGCCATTCGTGCAACGTGGGCAAATTttgcacataatatttttgaggAAAATGGAGTTAGATTATACAAATGGAATCATTCATGGATTGGAAGCCAACatcaacataattttattaaattgtttttttcaaTTGGTGTTCGTAACttaaatttggtaaaattGGAAAAACTAAAATTGGAAAATAGCAGAACTAATGACTTGTTGCTCTTAGACAGTTTTGAAGatggttataaaaatttagcagttaaagttatttattctcTTCACTGGTTGTATAATCATTTAAGTGAAATGAAGTATCTTATTAAGGGTGATGATGATTCCTTTCTTAGAATAGATCttattataaaagatttaGAGGCATTTGCACCAAACATGAATGAACCTGAAATCCAAAAATATGTTACTAAAAAA aaagaacttttaaaatacaaaggATTGTATTGGGGTTATTTTGATGGCCGTGCTAGGGTATACTTGACTGGAAAATGGGAAGAAAGAGACTGGTTTCTATGTGACACTTATTTGCCATATGCTCTTGGAGGTGGTTATGTAATTTCAAAAAgcattgtaaaatatgttgCAGATAATGCTGAGATATTAAG tcatTATAACTCTGAAGATGTCTCAATGGGAGTGTGGACAGCAGCACTAGATGGCATCAATAGAGTTCATGACATAAGGTTTGATACACAGTGGAAATCTCGAGGTTGCGAAAATAACATGCTTGTACGTCACAAGCAGACGCCCACTGACATGTTTCAGATGTACAGAACATTAGTCCATTCCCATGGAGAAAAGTTGTGCAAGACTGAGAATGCTTTGCGGAAATACTACTTCTATGATTGGAATGTCCTTCCCACCATGTGCTGTAAATAG
- the LOC123700209 gene encoding glycerophosphodiester phosphodiesterase GDPD6-like, whose amino-acid sequence MGEYKVSTRTCIWAIFIIGGITLVSAAPSAIISWQPDKDDPDRCHPTIIAHRGASGYVPEHTLGSYALAVIMGADYVEPDLVMTKDGHLVARHDNELGLTTNVADHPEFADRHRNQTVDGNQISGWFTEDFTLAEIKTLRAIERIPNIRPGNARMNDVFKIPTFQEIIDLVKSLQISQKRTIGLYPEIKHSSHFKKLGLPMEQRLVDTFHSNGYRGLKAPVYIQSFEVENLKQLKEITGLRLLQLYESDKSLQPADQVILGTNLTYGDMATPEGLQEVAKYAYAVGPDKSFIIPRKEDNTLGEPTSFVNDAHAAGLKVHPYTFRAENTFLPKEFQSDDPELSARGDLVGELRAYIAAGIDGLFSDQPDIPVSIRENC is encoded by the exons ATG ggTGAATACAAAGTATCAACACGTACGTGTATATGggcaatatttataattggaGGCATAACTCTTGTATCTGCAGCACCATCGGCAATCATATCTTGGCAGCCTGATAAAGACGATCCAGACCGATGTCATCCAACCATCATCGCACACAGGGGCGCGAGCGGATATGTTCCCGAACATACTCTAGGTTCATACGCTCTAGCTGTCATAATGGGAGCCGACTACGTTGAGCCTGATTTAGTTATGACTAAGGACGGTCATCTCGTAGCACGACACGACAATGAGCTCGGATTAACCACTAATGTCGCAGATCATCCAGAATTTGCTGATCGACACCGAAATCAAACCGTCGACGGAAATCAAATAAGCGGTTGGTTTACAGAAGACTTCACCCtagctgaaataaaaactCTTAGAGCCATCGAACGAATTCCAAATATACGACCGGGCAATGCACGTATGAATGACGTGTTTAAGATCCCAACATTCCAAGAAATTATTGATCTTGTTAAGAGTTTACAGATCAGTCAAAAGAGGACCATTGGTTTATATCCAGAAATTAAACATAGTAGTCATTTTAAGAAATTAGGATTACCCATGGAACAGCGTCTAGTGGATACATTCCATTCAAATGGCTATAGAGGATTGAAAGCCCCTGTGTATATCCAATCATTTGAAGTCGAAAATTTAAAGCAATTGAAGGAAATAACGGGCCTTCGTTTGTTACAATTATATGAAAGCGACAAGTCCCTTCAACCTGCCGATCAAGTTATACTTGGAACTAATCTCACTTACGGCGATATGGCGACTCCAGAAGGATTACAAGAAGTTGCTAAATATGCATATGCTGTTGGACCAGATAAATCGTTTATTATTCCTCGTAAAGAAGATAACACACTCGGAGAACCGACAAGTTTTGTCAACGATGCGCATGCAGCAGGTTTAAAAGTACACCCTTATACCTTCAGAGCAGAAAACACTTTTCTGCCTAAAGAATTTCAAAGTGATGACCCAGAACTTTCTGCTAGAGGAGATTTAGTAGGGGAATTACGAGCATACATCGCGGCGGGTATTGATGGTTTATTTTCAGACCAACCTGATATACCAGTTAGTATTAGAGAAaattgttag
- the LOC123700189 gene encoding UDP-glucuronic acid decarboxylase 1 has translation MIRQSLKFRKTVTIICVLALLIFIFLILRQDKFYDIQIEKESRSDDDYQGLSYRDFNRLPKKENIYVPREEKIKRMESNAKSDDNAKKELQEAKARIEQLEKKLAVLEGRIPQKYPDVKYLGHKLRKRILVTGGAGFVGSHLVDILMMQGHEVIVVDNFFTGRKRNVEHWFGHRNFEMIHHDIVNPLYVEADEIYHLASPASPPHYMQNPVKTIKTNTLGTINMLGLARRVGAKILIASTSEVYGDPMVHPQPESYWGHVNPIGPRACYDEGKRVAETLAYSYAKQEKVSVRVARIFNTYGPRMHVSDGRVVSNFVMQALQNLTITVYGNGKQTRSFCYVSDLVDGLLALMDSSYTLPVNIGNPVEHTIEEFAVIIKNLVPGCRSTVATGAAVEDDPQRRRPDITLAEKHLNWSPKISLQEGLQRTIDYFKEELSRTTFYNNQTYMDAKVKASH, from the exons ATGATAAGACAATCATTAAAATTCCGAAAAACTGTGACAATTATATGTGTATTAGCTCTGT taatttttatttttcttatattgaGACAAGACaaattttatgacattcaaaTCGAAAAAGAATCCAGATCTGATGATGACTACCAGGGATTAAGTTATAGAGATTTTAACCGGTTACCAAAGAAGGAGAATATTTATGTACCAAgagaagaaaaaattaaaagaatggAATCAAATGCTAAATCAGATGATAATGCTAAGAAAGAGTTGCAAGAAGCCAAAGCTCGAATTGAACAATTGGAAAAGAAACTGGCAGTTTTAGAGGGAAGAATACCTCAAAAATATCCTGATGTGAAATATCTTGGACATAAATTAAGGAAGAGAATATTG gTAACAGGAGGTGCAGGTTTTGTGGGATCACATTTAGTGGACATACTTATGATGCAAGGCCATGAAGTTATAGTTGTAGATAACTTCTTCACAGGACGAAAGAGAAATGTTGAACATTGGTTCGGACATCGTAATTTTGAAATGATCCATCATGATATTGTTAATCCACTTTATGTAgag GCGGATGAAATATATCACCTTGCTAGTCCAGCAAGCCCACCACATTACATGCAAAATCCAGTCAAAACAATAAAGACAAACACGTTGGGAACTATTAACATGTTGG GATTAGCGAGGCGAGTTGGAGCAAAAATTCTTATTGCAAGTACATCTGAAGTATATGGGGATCCCATGGTACATCCCCAACCAGAGTCCTATTGGGGTCATGTCAATCCAATTG GACCCAGAGCCTGTTATGATGAAGGCAAAAGAGTGGCAGAGACATTGGCTTATTCCTACGCTAAGCAGGAAAAGGTATCTGTACGGGTTGCAAGAATATTCAACACTTATGGTCCGAGAATGCATGTATCCGACGGGCGCGTAGTGTCGAACTTTGTGATGCAAGCACTGCAAAATTTAACTATTACA GTGTATGGGAACGGAAAACAAACTCGATCCTTCTGTTACGTGTCAGATCTGGTTGATGGACTCCTTGCACTCATGGATTCCAGTTACACCTTACCTGTTAATATAGGAAATCCCGTAGAACACACTATAGaag AATTTGCTGTTATAATAAAGAATCTAGTCCCTGGATGTCGAAGTACCGTCGCAACGGGCGCGGCAGTAGAAGATGATCCGCAAAGGCGCAGGCCAGATATTACTCTTGCTGAAAAACATCTTAACTGGTCCCCTAAG ATATCTCTGCAAGAAGGTCTGCAAAGAACAATTGATTACTTCAAAGAAGAACTCTCAAGGACCACATTCTACAACAATCAAACGTATATGGATGCAAAAGTAAAAGCCTCACACTAG